One segment of Streptomyces sp. NBC_00576 DNA contains the following:
- a CDS encoding substrate-binding domain-containing protein: MREPVELRRQRILAAVQARGAARVTDLAAELEVSVVTVRRDVEELAREGRLRRGHGVARSTLPVPDAPSESVTAPEDGDTVVLVVPARHSYLYETLHGARPVLEEAGLRIALHIAPQVAGAEQPLVERALADGARGVLIAPRWRTLAAEEADAKWLCGLGVPTVLMERRPRAGSALHALDSVCSDHWYGAHLAVEHLVALGHRRIVFAARDDSPTARALRAALTEIAGAHPELDAWTLTLSSPEAGPDRTAGADRPAVDLPGVLRELDATACVLHGDVDALMLVQDLAAHGVRVPEDCSVVAYDDVVAALGGTPLTAVSPPKGEVGRAAAELLLHRLRDPRGGAAGPARRIELLPELKVRGSTRALTSETSAHHAE, encoded by the coding sequence ATGCGCGAGCCGGTCGAACTGAGGCGGCAGCGGATCCTGGCCGCCGTGCAGGCGCGCGGCGCGGCCAGGGTGACCGACCTCGCCGCCGAACTGGAGGTCTCGGTGGTCACCGTCCGCCGGGATGTGGAGGAACTCGCCCGTGAGGGCAGGCTCCGGCGCGGCCATGGCGTCGCCCGCTCCACCCTCCCGGTGCCGGACGCCCCGTCCGAGTCCGTCACCGCGCCAGAGGATGGCGACACCGTCGTCCTGGTCGTCCCCGCCCGCCACTCCTACCTCTACGAGACCCTGCACGGCGCCCGTCCCGTCCTGGAGGAGGCAGGGCTGCGCATCGCCCTGCACATCGCCCCGCAAGTCGCCGGCGCCGAACAGCCCCTGGTGGAGCGGGCGTTGGCGGACGGTGCCCGGGGCGTGCTGATCGCCCCCCGCTGGCGCACCCTCGCCGCCGAGGAGGCCGACGCGAAGTGGCTGTGCGGGCTGGGCGTACCGACGGTCCTGATGGAACGCAGGCCACGTGCGGGCAGCGCGCTGCATGCCCTGGACTCCGTCTGTTCCGACCACTGGTACGGCGCCCATCTCGCCGTCGAACACCTGGTCGCCCTCGGTCACCGCAGGATCGTCTTCGCCGCTCGCGACGACAGCCCGACCGCACGGGCCCTGCGCGCCGCCCTCACCGAGATCGCCGGAGCCCATCCGGAGCTCGACGCCTGGACGCTCACGCTCAGTTCCCCCGAGGCCGGCCCCGACCGTACGGCCGGCGCGGACCGCCCGGCCGTCGACCTGCCCGGCGTCCTGCGCGAACTGGACGCCACGGCGTGCGTCCTGCACGGTGACGTGGACGCGCTGATGCTGGTCCAGGACCTGGCCGCGCACGGGGTCCGGGTGCCGGAGGACTGCTCGGTCGTGGCGTACGACGACGTCGTGGCCGCCCTCGGCGGTACCCCCCTCACCGCGGTGTCCCCGCCCAAGGGTGAGGTCGGCCGGGCCGCCGCCGAACTGCTCCTGCATCGGCTGCGGGACCCGCGCGGCGGCGCGGCGGGGCCGGCGCGGCGGATCGAGCTGCTGCCGGAGCTGAAGGTGCGCGGGTCGACCCGGGCGCTGACCTCCGAGACGTCAGCGCACCACGCGGAATGA
- a CDS encoding LLM class flavin-dependent oxidoreductase, which yields MPSPSQPLRKLGFLTIGLFDGDDPRAGHESTLEIIELGERLGFDSAWLRHRHLQYGISSPVAVLAAASQRTRRIELGTAVIPLGWENPLRLAEDLATVDILSGGRLNPGLSVGPPMHYNQIKDALYPDTADAEDFSYQRVDRLLDHVRGKAASDFSGVEGFEVFSDRVQPHSPGLGNRLWYGGGSLRSAQWAGAHGMNFLTSSVVKAEGDEESPDFAAIQLAGVRAFRAHHPDGDRARVSQGLVVIPTDSASPEQRAKYEEYAAKRLPRTATPQGPARLMFAPDLVGTSAEIAERLYAHVAFQEIDEVAFALPFTFDHEDYVQILTDIATRLGPALGWQPATA from the coding sequence GTGCCGTCTCCCTCACAGCCGCTGCGCAAGCTGGGCTTTCTCACCATCGGGCTGTTCGACGGCGACGATCCGCGGGCGGGACACGAGTCGACGCTGGAGATCATCGAGCTGGGTGAGCGGCTGGGCTTCGACAGCGCGTGGCTGCGCCACCGCCATCTCCAGTACGGGATCTCCTCCCCCGTGGCCGTCCTCGCGGCGGCCTCGCAGCGCACTCGCCGTATCGAACTGGGCACCGCGGTCATCCCGCTCGGCTGGGAGAACCCGCTGCGTCTGGCGGAGGACCTGGCAACCGTCGACATCCTGTCCGGGGGCCGGCTCAACCCGGGTCTGAGTGTGGGCCCGCCGATGCACTACAACCAGATCAAGGACGCCCTGTACCCCGACACGGCGGACGCCGAGGACTTCAGCTACCAGCGGGTCGATCGGCTGCTGGACCACGTACGGGGGAAGGCGGCCAGCGACTTCAGCGGGGTCGAGGGGTTCGAAGTGTTCTCGGACCGGGTGCAGCCCCATTCCCCTGGGCTCGGAAACCGACTCTGGTACGGCGGCGGGAGTCTGCGGTCGGCGCAGTGGGCCGGTGCGCACGGCATGAACTTCCTGACCAGCAGTGTCGTCAAGGCCGAGGGCGATGAGGAGTCGCCGGACTTCGCCGCGATCCAGCTGGCGGGCGTCCGGGCCTTCAGGGCCCACCACCCGGACGGCGACCGGGCCCGGGTCTCCCAGGGTCTCGTCGTCATCCCCACCGACAGCGCCTCGCCCGAGCAGCGCGCGAAATACGAGGAGTACGCAGCCAAGCGGCTGCCGCGGACCGCGACCCCGCAGGGTCCGGCGCGGCTGATGTTCGCGCCGGACCTCGTCGGCACATCAGCCGAGATCGCCGAACGCCTGTACGCGCACGTCGCGTTCCAGGAGATCGACGAGGTGGCCTTCGCGCTGCCCTTCACCTTCGACCACGAGGACTACGTCCAGATCCTCACGGACATCGCGACCCGGCTCGGTCCCGCGCTGGGCTGGCAGCCGGCCACCGCCTGA
- a CDS encoding MHYT domain-containing protein codes for MQGTIDGFSYGFVTPVAAYIMACLGSALGLRCVVRTLLDQNSWKPGWLALGAAAIGCGIWTMHFIAMIGFQVEETAVRYDTGLTVASLAVAIVVVGIGVFVVGYRGATPAALAIAGIVTGLGVAAMHYLGMAALHLNGSIHYDGVTVALSVVIAIVAATAALWAVVSIRGFLTSLGASLVMGVAVTGMHYTGMAAVSVHVHDPGNTIWSGDSPTSLLLPMLIGPIIFLLLAAVVVMFDPLLVLGDGEWGAKSSRQQPARQLPQIPKQSATQNGGQPSPRWQRTPTPTRTDLRL; via the coding sequence ATGCAAGGAACAATTGACGGATTCAGTTATGGGTTCGTCACCCCTGTCGCCGCCTACATCATGGCCTGCCTGGGAAGCGCCCTGGGGTTGCGCTGCGTGGTCCGAACGCTGCTCGACCAGAACTCGTGGAAACCGGGTTGGCTGGCACTGGGGGCAGCGGCCATCGGGTGCGGAATCTGGACCATGCACTTCATCGCGATGATCGGGTTCCAGGTAGAGGAAACCGCGGTCCGCTACGACACCGGGCTGACGGTCGCCAGCCTCGCGGTGGCGATCGTGGTCGTCGGTATCGGTGTGTTCGTAGTCGGGTATCGCGGCGCCACGCCTGCGGCGCTTGCCATCGCGGGCATCGTGACCGGCCTCGGTGTCGCCGCGATGCACTACCTCGGTATGGCGGCGCTCCATCTGAACGGCTCGATCCACTACGACGGCGTGACCGTGGCGCTCTCCGTGGTGATCGCCATCGTCGCCGCGACCGCCGCTCTGTGGGCGGTCGTCTCCATCCGGGGGTTCCTGACCAGCCTCGGGGCCAGCCTGGTCATGGGTGTGGCCGTCACCGGTATGCACTACACGGGCATGGCCGCCGTCAGCGTGCACGTGCACGACCCGGGCAACACCATCTGGTCCGGCGACTCACCGACCTCGCTGCTGCTGCCGATGCTGATCGGCCCCATCATCTTCCTGCTGCTGGCCGCGGTCGTGGTGATGTTCGACCCGCTGCTCGTGCTGGGCGACGGGGAGTGGGGCGCAAAGAGTTCCCGGCAGCAACCCGCGCGCCAACTGCCGCAGATACCGAAGCAGTCGGCGACGCAGAACGGGGGACAACCCTCCCCTCGTTGGCAGCGGACGCCGACTCCGACCCGGACGGATCTTCGACTGTAG
- a CDS encoding metallophosphoesterase family protein yields MVDSSRAHSSRDTPEGAGWGLESPGTYRELMPRRVEKLSWVNPRTLWPARNGVLASWFGDPTGRTRSRLAAQRTAAGGPADKVIRRDDPDRFSFMVIGDTGEGDAPQYAVVPGFLKAGQDTAFTVLASDVIYPVGATDDYGTKFFRPYQDYQAPIYAIPGNHDWYEDLNGFMRVFCDAPPLPADPAPRPLTRAWLRSLLWHRPSAVDEQRLAEARELRSAPAQQALQPGPYWAIDAGPVRVIGIDTGLLGTLDAEQGRWLREMSEGPVPKILVTGSPLYVDGEHHPCPIEGGGTVDDLVRDPERNFVAAIGGDIHNYQRYPVSVHGRTVQYVVSGGGGAFMHATHTIKRVSVADVTEDDFRCYPLRGDSLAFYSRVYGRRLHLRRFFTLSEAEATAVIAERLGIRPARAPGEPVRLTWRIRLVAGLLGTARRPDRTRRFRLPVRKAYTQLFSPGSATYSPPFFKSFLRLDVSPEAIRLRCFSATGKLRQELDPPVEDEVVIPLTRSPGTIGEA; encoded by the coding sequence ATGGTTGACTCTTCACGGGCCCACTCCTCCCGCGACACCCCCGAGGGCGCCGGCTGGGGCCTCGAAAGCCCGGGCACCTACCGGGAGTTGATGCCGCGTCGGGTCGAGAAGCTCTCGTGGGTCAACCCCCGGACGCTGTGGCCCGCCCGCAACGGCGTGCTGGCCTCCTGGTTCGGGGACCCGACGGGCCGGACCCGAAGCCGGCTGGCGGCACAACGGACGGCCGCGGGCGGGCCCGCGGACAAGGTGATCCGGCGAGACGACCCGGACCGCTTCTCCTTCATGGTCATCGGCGACACGGGCGAGGGCGACGCACCCCAGTACGCCGTCGTCCCGGGCTTTCTGAAGGCCGGTCAGGACACGGCGTTCACCGTGCTCGCCAGTGACGTGATCTACCCGGTCGGGGCGACCGACGACTACGGCACCAAGTTCTTCCGCCCCTACCAGGACTACCAGGCGCCCATCTACGCGATACCGGGCAACCACGACTGGTACGAGGACCTCAACGGGTTCATGCGCGTGTTCTGCGACGCCCCACCCCTGCCCGCGGATCCCGCGCCCCGCCCCCTCACCCGGGCCTGGCTGCGCTCGCTCCTGTGGCACAGGCCGAGCGCCGTCGACGAGCAACGCCTCGCCGAGGCACGCGAGTTGCGCTCGGCGCCCGCACAACAGGCCCTCCAGCCCGGCCCGTACTGGGCGATCGACGCCGGACCCGTGCGCGTCATAGGCATCGACACCGGTCTCCTGGGCACGCTGGACGCCGAACAGGGCCGCTGGCTGAGGGAGATGTCCGAGGGACCGGTCCCGAAAATCCTTGTCACCGGATCACCTCTGTACGTGGACGGCGAGCACCACCCCTGCCCCATCGAGGGCGGCGGCACGGTCGACGACCTCGTCCGCGATCCGGAGCGCAACTTCGTGGCCGCGATCGGCGGCGACATCCACAACTACCAGCGCTATCCAGTGAGCGTGCACGGCCGCACCGTTCAGTACGTGGTCTCGGGCGGCGGCGGTGCGTTCATGCACGCCACCCACACCATCAAGCGCGTCTCGGTCGCCGATGTCACCGAGGACGACTTCCGCTGCTATCCGCTGCGCGGCGACTCGCTGGCCTTCTACAGCAGGGTCTACGGCCGCCGGCTGCATCTGCGCCGCTTCTTCACCCTCTCCGAGGCCGAGGCGACGGCCGTGATCGCCGAGCGCCTGGGCATCCGGCCGGCGCGCGCACCCGGGGAGCCCGTCCGGCTGACCTGGCGCATCCGGCTGGTCGCCGGTCTGCTGGGCACGGCGCGCCGTCCCGACCGCACGCGGCGTTTCCGGCTCCCGGTCCGGAAGGCGTACACGCAGCTGTTCTCGCCCGGTTCGGCGACGTACAGCCCGCCGTTCTTCAAGAGCTTCCTGCGCCTCGACGTGTCCCCGGAGGCCATCCGGCTGCGCTGTTTCTCGGCGACCGGCAAGCTCAGGCAGGAACTGGATCCGCCGGTCGAGGACGAGGTGGTGATCCCGTTGACCCGGTCGCCTGGCACAATCGGCGAAGCGTGA
- a CDS encoding hydroxyacid dehydrogenase: MTVSSPGPGFRPRAALAMSPDAAAAVLDPASLTALAAVCDLAPLPVLDDFGTERAREILADVDLLVTGWGCPVLDADALAAAPRLRAIVHTAGSVRPHVTDACWERGIEVSSAAAANALPVAEYTLAMILLTGKQVLERAHAYATTHTRDNWLRTSHTIGNYRRTVGIVSASLIGRRVIELLRPHDFDILLYDPYVTDAEVAELGVEQVELDVLFARSDTVSLHTPLLPTTRGLVSRAMLDAMRPGAVFINTARGGVVDQDALTDAVRERRIRAVLDVTDPEVLPTGHPLWDCPDALLTPHLAGSQGNEWRRLADLAVAETEHWASGAGFRHPVRRERLAFLA; this comes from the coding sequence ATGACCGTGTCCTCGCCGGGCCCCGGCTTTCGTCCCCGTGCCGCCCTCGCCATGTCCCCGGACGCCGCAGCCGCCGTCCTCGACCCCGCCTCGCTGACCGCCCTCGCCGCCGTCTGCGACCTCGCCCCGCTCCCGGTCCTCGACGACTTCGGCACCGAGCGCGCCCGCGAGATCCTCGCCGACGTCGACCTCCTCGTCACCGGCTGGGGCTGCCCCGTACTGGACGCCGACGCCCTCGCGGCGGCGCCCCGGCTGCGGGCGATCGTGCACACGGCGGGCAGCGTCCGCCCGCATGTCACCGACGCCTGCTGGGAGCGCGGCATCGAGGTGTCGTCGGCCGCCGCCGCGAACGCCCTGCCGGTCGCCGAGTACACCCTCGCCATGATCCTGCTCACCGGCAAACAGGTCCTGGAACGGGCCCATGCCTACGCCACCACCCACACCCGCGACAACTGGCTGCGCACCTCCCACACGATCGGTAACTACCGCCGGACCGTGGGCATCGTCTCCGCCTCCCTGATCGGCCGCCGCGTCATCGAACTGCTGCGCCCCCATGACTTCGACATCCTGCTGTACGACCCCTACGTCACCGATGCTGAGGTGGCAGAACTCGGCGTGGAGCAAGTCGAGTTGGACGTCCTCTTCGCCCGCTCCGACACCGTCAGCCTGCACACCCCGCTGCTGCCCACCACCCGGGGCCTGGTGAGCCGCGCCATGCTCGACGCCATGCGTCCCGGCGCCGTGTTCATCAACACCGCCCGGGGAGGCGTCGTCGACCAGGACGCCCTCACCGACGCCGTCCGGGAGCGCCGCATCCGCGCCGTCCTCGATGTCACCGACCCCGAAGTCCTGCCGACCGGGCACCCGTTGTGGGACTGCCCCGACGCGCTCCTCACCCCCCACCTCGCCGGTTCCCAGGGCAACGAGTGGCGTCGCCTGGCCGACCTTGCCGTCGCCGAGACGGAACACTGGGCATCCGGCGCGGGATTCCGCCATCCCGTACGACGCGAAAGGCTGGCCTTCCTCGCATGA